The following proteins come from a genomic window of Nitrospinaceae bacterium:
- a CDS encoding DUF1116 domain-containing protein, protein MSGTIEKANTEALGRLFGAEPVWVDVRPAGEVIEGLGEGILLHAGPPIAWERMCGPLRGAVAGAIVLEGWAGTLEEAAKLAESGQIDFHPNHHFGAVGPMTGITSISQPVMIVENRAFGNRSFCTLNEGLGKVMRFGGNDPEVIDRLRWLGSDLGPALAGAVKQAGGIALKPIIARALSMGDEMHQRNVAGSSLILRELAPALARTLKDSGSLADILAFIGGNDQFFLNIGMAIGKAIMDPVRDIEGSSIVTAMCRNGTDFGVRVSGTGDQWFTAPVEMPNGLYFPGFTEADANPDMGDSTIVETMGLGGFAMAAAPAVAGFVGAGSSADALNFTREMGEITVGQNPEWTLPSMDFQGTPTGIDIMRVVETNICPVINTGIAHREAGVGQVGAGIVRAPMACFTQALEAFAEKMGVS, encoded by the coding sequence CTGGGTAGATGTACGGCCTGCTGGCGAGGTAATTGAAGGGCTGGGGGAGGGAATCCTTCTTCACGCCGGCCCGCCAATTGCGTGGGAGCGAATGTGCGGCCCGCTGCGGGGCGCCGTTGCGGGCGCGATAGTATTAGAAGGCTGGGCAGGCACACTTGAGGAGGCAGCTAAACTTGCCGAGAGCGGCCAGATCGACTTTCACCCGAACCACCACTTCGGGGCGGTGGGCCCGATGACCGGCATCACGAGCATCAGCCAGCCGGTGATGATCGTCGAGAACAGGGCCTTCGGTAATCGCTCGTTTTGCACCCTCAACGAGGGTCTGGGCAAAGTCATGCGCTTTGGCGGCAACGACCCCGAGGTCATCGATCGCCTCCGCTGGCTGGGGAGCGACCTTGGCCCCGCGCTGGCAGGGGCCGTAAAACAAGCTGGCGGCATTGCGCTCAAACCCATCATCGCCCGGGCGCTGTCGATGGGCGATGAGATGCACCAGCGAAACGTTGCCGGATCGAGCCTCATCCTTCGGGAACTCGCCCCCGCGCTCGCCCGCACCTTAAAAGACTCTGGCTCCCTCGCCGATATTCTCGCCTTCATTGGCGGCAACGATCAGTTTTTCCTCAATATCGGGATGGCCATCGGCAAGGCGATTATGGACCCGGTGCGAGATATCGAGGGCTCCTCCATCGTCACCGCCATGTGCCGGAACGGCACGGATTTCGGGGTGCGTGTCTCGGGCACTGGCGATCAATGGTTCACCGCCCCGGTCGAGATGCCAAACGGGCTTTATTTTCCCGGCTTCACCGAGGCCGATGCCAATCCCGACATGGGAGACTCCACCATCGTCGAGACGATGGGCCTGGGTGGTTTTGCGATGGCGGCGGCGCCCGCCGTAGCCGGTTTCGTCGGTGCGGGCTCATCTGCCGACGCACTGAACTTCACCCGCGAGATGGGCGAGATTACCGTCGGTCAAAACCCCGAGTGGACGCTGCCCTCCATGGATTTTCAGGGCACCCCAACCGGCATCGATATCATGCGTGTTGTTGAAACCAACATCTGCCCCGTCATCAACACCGGCATCGCCCACCGCGAGGCGGGTGTTGGCCAGGTTGGCGCGGGCATCGTCCGCGCCCCGATGGCGTGCTTCACGCAGGCGCTAGAGGCATTTGC